A window of Auraticoccus monumenti contains these coding sequences:
- a CDS encoding glutamate synthase subunit beta, translated as MADPRGFMTTPVEVAPRRPVQERVRDWNEVYPGGPGKALLPIISDQAGRCMDCGIPFCHTGCPLGNLIPEWNDFVWRGEWEQALERLHATNNFPEFTGRLCPAPCETACVVGISREPVTIKNVEVSIIDKGWEDKRVRPEIPDWHTGKTVAVIGSGPAGLAAAQQLSRTGHTVAVYERADAPGGLLRYGIPEFKMEKKVLERRIRQMKNEGTIFRCGVDVGTDITGDQLTERYDAVVLALGSTKARDLQIPGRELHGIHQAMEFLPQANRAALGEEVPDQITAEGKHVVIIGGGDTGADCLGTSTRQGAATVTQLEIMPQPPEARPGHQPWPTYPMTYKVSSAHEEGGERVYAVNTSEFVGEDGRVTGLRLSEVRLEDGRFVPVEGTERDIPADLVLLAMGFTGPETGTVVEQLGVELDQRGNIARDESYATNVPRVFACGDAGRGQSLIVWAIAEGRSCANGVDALLSGQSKLPRPIGPQVRQMMA; from the coding sequence ATGGCTGATCCCCGAGGCTTCATGACCACCCCCGTCGAGGTGGCCCCGCGCCGCCCGGTGCAGGAGCGGGTCCGGGACTGGAACGAGGTGTACCCCGGCGGTCCGGGCAAGGCGCTGCTGCCCATCATCAGCGACCAGGCCGGACGCTGCATGGACTGCGGCATCCCGTTCTGCCACACCGGGTGCCCGCTGGGGAACCTGATCCCGGAGTGGAACGACTTCGTCTGGCGGGGGGAGTGGGAGCAGGCGCTGGAGCGGCTGCACGCCACCAACAACTTCCCCGAGTTCACCGGACGGCTCTGCCCGGCCCCGTGCGAGACGGCCTGCGTGGTCGGCATCTCCCGTGAGCCGGTCACCATCAAGAACGTCGAGGTCTCGATCATCGACAAGGGCTGGGAGGACAAGCGCGTCCGGCCCGAGATCCCGGACTGGCACACCGGCAAGACCGTCGCCGTGATCGGCTCCGGTCCGGCCGGGCTGGCCGCGGCCCAGCAGCTCTCCCGGACCGGCCACACCGTGGCGGTCTACGAGCGGGCCGACGCCCCCGGTGGTCTGCTGCGCTACGGCATCCCCGAGTTCAAGATGGAGAAGAAGGTGCTCGAGCGCCGGATCCGCCAGATGAAGAACGAGGGCACCATCTTCCGCTGCGGGGTCGACGTCGGCACCGACATCACCGGTGACCAGCTCACGGAGCGCTACGACGCGGTCGTGCTCGCCCTGGGCTCGACGAAGGCGCGCGACCTGCAGATCCCCGGTCGCGAGCTGCACGGCATCCACCAGGCGATGGAGTTCCTGCCCCAGGCCAACCGGGCCGCCCTCGGCGAGGAGGTCCCGGACCAGATCACCGCCGAGGGCAAGCACGTGGTGATCATCGGCGGCGGCGACACCGGCGCGGACTGCCTGGGGACGTCCACCCGCCAGGGCGCGGCGACGGTCACCCAGCTGGAGATCATGCCGCAGCCGCCGGAGGCGCGCCCGGGCCACCAGCCCTGGCCGACCTACCCGATGACCTACAAGGTCTCCTCCGCCCACGAGGAGGGTGGCGAGCGCGTCTACGCCGTCAACACCTCCGAGTTCGTGGGCGAGGACGGCCGGGTCACCGGGCTGCGTCTCAGCGAGGTGCGCCTCGAGGACGGGCGGTTCGTCCCGGTCGAGGGCACCGAGCGCGACATCCCGGCCGACCTGGTGCTGCTGGCGATGGGCTTCACCGGCCCCGAGACCGGCACCGTGGTGGAGCAGCTGGGGGTGGAGCTCGACCAGCGGGGCAACATCGCCCGCGACGAGTCCTACGCCACCAACGTCCCGCGGGTCTTCGCCTGCGGTGACGCCGGCCGCGGTCAGTCGCTGATCGTCTGGGCCATCGCCGAGGGCCGTTCCTGCGCCAACGGCGTGGACGCCCTCCTCAGCGGGCAGTCCAAGCTGCCCCGCCCGATCGGCCCGCAGGTCCGCCAGATGATGGCCTGA
- a CDS encoding ABC transporter permease, which translates to MRALVRAQLRRDRWQLVVWIGGMALLSLAAAAAISTEFGEESQRAAVVAVAAANPAFLFLRGTPDGTSVGAVTFFQLFSFLGVLAGLMQVFLVVRHTRADEEAGRAELVGATPTGRLLPLAATLATSAVAGLLLGALAALALLVAGLDATGAVLTGAALGLVGLVFAGVAAVCAQVLPTSRAANGLAGGLVGLAYLVRGVGDALGSPSADLTRADPAWLSWLSPIGWGQRVSPFGEQRPEVLLLPAATSVLLAVLALLLRRARDLGGSLVTERPGPAEGGRLTGSAAGLALRQQLPSVVGWCLGAAALGSLAGLLSPVVVGAAESNQALGELIARLQPGAGGDVLEVFTTALIGISGVLAAAAGTQTVMRLRPEEAEGRAELLLSAPLATRRWLATQLALGFVVTTGVAVVAGLGAGLGFLATGLGAGWLGTGVAAALAHVPAALVVVAVVALVLAVLPRLTVPLGWGALVLALALGQLGELLRLPGWLQDVSPFRHSSALPLETLDLPVTLAVLGVAVGLAAAAVGLVRTRDLAT; encoded by the coding sequence ATGCGCGCCCTGGTGCGGGCCCAGCTCCGGCGTGACCGCTGGCAGCTGGTGGTCTGGATCGGCGGGATGGCGCTGCTGAGCCTGGCCGCGGCCGCCGCCATCTCCACCGAGTTCGGCGAGGAGTCCCAGCGGGCCGCGGTCGTGGCCGTCGCCGCGGCCAACCCGGCCTTCCTGTTCCTGCGCGGCACACCGGACGGGACCAGCGTGGGGGCGGTCACCTTCTTCCAGCTGTTCTCCTTCCTGGGCGTCCTGGCCGGGCTGATGCAGGTCTTCCTGGTGGTGCGCCACACCCGCGCCGACGAGGAGGCCGGTCGCGCCGAGCTGGTCGGCGCCACGCCCACCGGACGGCTGCTACCGCTGGCCGCCACCCTGGCGACCTCCGCGGTGGCCGGTCTGCTGCTGGGGGCGCTGGCCGCCCTCGCGCTGCTGGTCGCCGGTCTCGACGCCACCGGCGCGGTGCTCACCGGGGCGGCGCTCGGCCTGGTCGGTCTGGTCTTCGCCGGCGTGGCGGCGGTGTGCGCGCAGGTGCTGCCCACCTCACGCGCCGCCAACGGCCTCGCGGGCGGGCTGGTGGGTCTGGCCTACCTGGTCCGGGGCGTCGGGGACGCCCTGGGCTCCCCCAGCGCGGACCTCACCCGGGCGGACCCGGCGTGGCTGTCGTGGCTGTCCCCGATCGGCTGGGGGCAGCGGGTCTCGCCCTTCGGTGAGCAGCGACCGGAGGTCCTGCTGCTGCCGGCGGCGACCTCGGTGCTGCTGGCGGTCCTGGCCCTGCTGCTGCGCCGGGCCCGGGACCTGGGCGGGAGCCTGGTGACCGAGCGCCCCGGTCCGGCCGAGGGCGGGCGCCTGACCGGCTCGGCGGCGGGGCTGGCGCTGCGCCAGCAGCTGCCGAGCGTGGTGGGCTGGTGCCTGGGGGCGGCGGCGCTGGGCAGCCTGGCCGGGCTGCTGTCCCCGGTGGTGGTCGGGGCCGCGGAGTCCAACCAGGCCCTGGGTGAGCTGATCGCCCGGCTGCAGCCCGGTGCGGGCGGGGACGTCCTGGAGGTCTTCACGACGGCCCTGATCGGCATCAGCGGCGTGCTCGCCGCCGCGGCCGGGACCCAGACGGTGATGCGTCTGCGGCCGGAGGAGGCCGAGGGACGGGCGGAGCTGCTGCTCAGCGCGCCGCTGGCCACGCGGAGGTGGCTGGCCACCCAGCTCGCCCTCGGGTTCGTGGTGACCACGGGGGTGGCCGTCGTGGCCGGGCTGGGTGCCGGCCTCGGCTTCCTGGCCACCGGGCTGGGGGCGGGCTGGCTGGGCACCGGGGTGGCGGCTGCGCTGGCCCACGTCCCGGCCGCGCTGGTGGTGGTGGCCGTGGTGGCGCTCGTCCTCGCCGTGCTGCCCCGGCTGACCGTGCCCCTCGGGTGGGGTGCGCTGGTGCTGGCCCTGGCCCTCGGTCAGCTCGGTGAGCTGCTGCGGCTGCCCGGCTGGCTCCAGGACGTCAGCCCGTTCCGCCACTCCTCGGCCCTGCCGCTGGAGACGCTGGACCTGCCGGTCACCCTCGCCGTGCTCGGGGTGGCCGTGGGGCTGGCCGCGGCGGCGGTGGGACTGGTGAGGACGCGTGACCTGGCGACCTGA
- a CDS encoding ABC transporter ATP-binding protein produces the protein MAAAPTIDVSGLRKHFGRHHALDGLDLRVHPGEVHGFLGPNGAGKSTTLRILLGLIRASGGRASVLGRDPWRDAVAVHRDLAYVPGDVGLWPNLSGGETIDLMTRLRGGADARLRRELVADFELDTSKLARQYSKGNRQKVVLVAAFARPARLYLLDEPTSGLDPVMEAVFASHVERVRAEGSAVLLSSHILSEVERLCDRVTIIRAGRTVQTGTLADLRLLTATTFRVTPGTGGSAPADTAALRALAGVSALRDGDGTLEFDVEPDALPEVLAEVARLRPSSVLASPPSLEQLFLRHYGSDPAEEVR, from the coding sequence ATGGCCGCCGCGCCGACCATCGACGTCTCCGGGCTGCGCAAGCACTTCGGACGCCACCACGCACTCGACGGGCTGGACCTCCGGGTCCACCCCGGTGAGGTGCACGGCTTCCTCGGCCCGAACGGGGCCGGGAAGTCCACCACGCTGCGGATCCTGCTGGGCCTGATCCGCGCCAGCGGCGGCCGGGCCAGCGTGCTGGGCCGCGACCCGTGGCGCGACGCCGTCGCCGTCCACCGCGACCTGGCCTACGTCCCCGGCGACGTCGGGCTGTGGCCGAACCTCAGCGGCGGGGAGACGATCGACCTGATGACCCGGCTGCGGGGCGGGGCCGACGCCCGGCTGCGTCGCGAGCTGGTGGCCGACTTCGAGCTGGACACCAGCAAGCTGGCCCGCCAGTACTCCAAGGGGAACCGGCAGAAGGTGGTGCTGGTGGCCGCCTTCGCCCGGCCGGCCCGGCTGTACCTGCTGGACGAGCCGACCAGCGGGCTGGACCCGGTGATGGAGGCGGTCTTCGCCTCCCACGTCGAGCGGGTCCGGGCCGAGGGCTCGGCGGTGCTGCTGTCGAGCCACATCCTCAGCGAGGTCGAGCGGCTGTGCGACCGGGTGACGATCATCCGCGCCGGCCGCACGGTGCAGACGGGCACGCTGGCCGACCTCCGCCTGCTCACCGCCACCACCTTCCGGGTGACGCCCGGGACGGGGGGCAGCGCACCGGCCGACACCGCGGCGCTGCGCGCCCTCGCCGGGGTGTCCGCGCTCCGCGACGGGGACGGGACGCTCGAGTTCGACGTGGAGCCGGACGCCCTGCCCGAGGTCCTGGCCGAGGTGGCCCGGCTGCGGCCCAGCTCGGTGCTGGCCAGCCCGCCCTCGCTGGAGCAGCTCTTCCTGCGCCACTACGGCAGCGACCCCGCCGAGGAGGTGCGGTGA
- a CDS encoding MBL fold metallo-hydrolase, with translation MPTTAHRPLDTPFEGLLATPTSRLPYQDDVLLRSFVLRRPRGTLVVYNSPGVSQAAEAIRALGTPARLLVNHVHEGMYGQPELDVPVWVPGSERAELARSLVVAGTFDGRQQVDDDLEVVPTPGHTAGTTCYLWDDGSHRFLFTGDLLWLEHGEWRAVVLDPALRGDYLDSLALVRDLDFDVLVPWGATAGGPVVAAVPDRSERWARVDAVIARVRDGSRH, from the coding sequence ATGCCGACGACCGCTCACCGCCCGCTGGACACGCCGTTCGAGGGGCTGCTGGCCACCCCGACCTCCCGGCTCCCCTACCAGGACGACGTGCTGCTCCGCTCCTTCGTGCTCCGGCGCCCGCGGGGCACTCTGGTGGTCTACAACTCCCCCGGGGTGAGCCAGGCGGCCGAGGCGATCCGCGCCCTCGGGACGCCGGCCCGGCTGCTGGTCAACCACGTCCACGAGGGGATGTACGGGCAGCCCGAGCTCGACGTCCCCGTCTGGGTACCGGGGTCGGAACGCGCGGAGCTCGCCCGCTCCCTGGTCGTGGCCGGGACCTTCGACGGCCGTCAGCAGGTCGACGACGACCTCGAGGTGGTCCCCACCCCGGGGCACACCGCGGGGACGACCTGCTACCTGTGGGACGACGGCAGCCACCGCTTCCTCTTCACCGGCGACCTCCTCTGGCTCGAGCACGGTGAGTGGCGCGCCGTGGTGCTGGACCCGGCGCTGCGCGGGGACTACCTGGACAGCCTGGCCCTGGTCCGCGACCTCGACTTCGACGTCCTCGTCCCCTGGGGCGCCACCGCGGGCGGCCCCGTCGTCGCCGCCGTCCCCGACCGCTCCGAGCGGTGGGCGCGGGTGGACGCCGTCATCGCCCGGGTCCGCGACGGCAGCCGGCACTGA
- a CDS encoding SRPBCC family protein — translation MPVTDITKDLDTRTITITADFAVPVERIWQVYADPRQLERVFGPPGFPATVVQQELRPGGRMHYYMTSPEGQKLYGIWDVTEVDEPRTFSFTDGFADESFTVDPQMPVSENTYTFTEHDGGTRAVYTSRYASAEALQQVLDMGVEEGATTAINQIDDLVA, via the coding sequence ATGCCCGTCACCGACATCACCAAGGACCTCGACACCCGCACCATCACCATCACCGCCGACTTCGCCGTCCCGGTGGAGCGCATCTGGCAGGTCTACGCCGACCCCCGCCAGCTCGAGCGCGTCTTCGGCCCGCCCGGGTTCCCCGCCACCGTGGTGCAGCAGGAGCTGCGGCCGGGTGGGCGGATGCACTACTACATGACCAGCCCGGAGGGGCAGAAGCTCTACGGCATCTGGGACGTCACCGAGGTGGACGAGCCGCGGACCTTCTCCTTCACCGACGGGTTCGCCGACGAGTCCTTCACCGTCGACCCCCAGATGCCGGTCTCGGAGAACACCTACACCTTCACCGAGCACGACGGCGGGACCCGCGCGGTCTACACCAGCCGCTACGCCTCGGCCGAGGCGCTGCAGCAGGTGCTGGACATGGGGGTGGAGGAGGGCGCCACCACCGCCATCAACCAGATCGACGACCTGGTCGCCTGA
- a CDS encoding ArsR/SmtB family transcription factor, whose translation MTTEDEDRADALFHALADRTRRDILRRVLAGEHSVTALAAGYEMSFAAVQKHVAVLQRAGLITKRRQGREQLASGDLAAVRSVASMLTEIEDVWRGRIARIDELVLDDPTTTTTHPTREQEH comes from the coding sequence ATGACCACGGAGGACGAGGACAGGGCGGACGCCCTCTTCCACGCCCTCGCCGACCGGACCCGGCGCGACATCCTGCGCCGGGTGCTCGCCGGGGAGCACTCGGTCACCGCGCTGGCGGCGGGCTACGAGATGAGCTTCGCCGCGGTGCAGAAGCACGTCGCCGTGCTGCAGAGGGCCGGGCTGATCACCAAGCGGCGCCAGGGCCGCGAGCAGCTGGCCAGCGGCGACCTGGCCGCCGTCCGGTCGGTCGCCTCGATGCTGACCGAGATCGAGGACGTCTGGCGCGGTCGCATCGCCCGGATCGACGAGCTCGTCCTCGACGACCCCACCACCACCACCACCCACCCGACCAGGGAGCAGGAGCACTGA
- the gltB gene encoding glutamate synthase large subunit, with protein MTHQVRGEHASPTAPGSTTADHDPAAFREQRPAAQGLYDPSQEHDACGVAFVAQLSGEPSHDIVEKGLEALRNLDHRGATGADTAAGDGAGILVVVPDAFLRGVCDFELPAQGRYAVGMAYLPREQDARSRARRAVEALADDEGLTVLGWREVPADASTLSPVSTANMPHFEHLVVAAADGSEGMALERMAFCLRRRAQNQVGVYFASLSCRTLVYKGMLTTDQLEEVFPELHDERLASPLALVHSRFSTNTFPAWELAHPYRLIAHNGEINTVRGNRNWMRAREELLASDLIPGDLSRLYPICSDSASDSASFDEVLELLHLGGRSLPHAVLMMVPEAWENSTEMNQELKDFYAFHSSLMEPWDGPAAICFTDGTRIGAWLDRNGLRPGRYWVTDDGLVVLASETGVLDIPASSVTAKGRLKPGRMFLVDLEQHRIIGDEEIKTELATAEPYGEWLKGRVSLNDLPTREHTVHSHASVTRRQQVFGYTEEDLRLLISPMASMGAEPIGSMGTDTPLAVLSQRPRLIFDYFSQLFAQVTNPPLDAIREELVTSLAGTLGPERNLLAPEPASCRQLVVPFPVLDNDQLAKILHVHRSDDLPGFATSVVRGLYPVGGGGAALEQAIAEACAEASRAIAAGARIILLSDRHSNAELAPIPSLLLTAAVHHHLVREKTRTKVGLVVEAGDVREVHHVALLLGYGAAAVNPYLAFETAEDLARREVYVAVEAEKAVANVAKALGKGVLKVMSKMGVSTVASYTGAQIFEAYGLSAQLVDRYFTGTTSKMGGVGLEEVAEEIRRRHATAYPADGIPLAHRELEIGGEYQWRREGEPHLFDPESVFRLQHSTRSGRYDVFKQYTARVDDNAARQMTLRSLLRFASDRSPVPIEEVEPVSAIVKRFSTGAMSYGSISQEAHETLAIAMNRLGGKSNTGEGGEDTDRLHDPVRRSAIKQVASGRFGVTSDYLTNASDIQIKMAQGAKPGEGGQLPGQKVYPWVARTRHSTPGVGLISPPPHHDIYSIEDLKQLIHDLKCANPVARVHVKLVAEVGVGTVAAGVAKAKADVVLISGHDGGTGAAPLTSLKHAGGPWELGLAEAQQTLLLNGLRDRIVVQCDGQLKTGRDVVVAALLGAEEFGFATAPLVVSGCVMMRVCHLDTCPVGVATQNPDLRARYTGKAEYLVNFFEFIAEEVREHLAALGFRSVEEAVGHVEALDGTGAVEHWKAHGLDISPILHQPTLPEGTPLHRVNVQDHGLEHKLDQRLIEFAGPVLEAARTGDLPAPLRGEFAVRNVDRTVGTLLGHEVTKATGGKGLEPDTIELVLDGSAGQSLGAFLPRGITLRLTGDSNDYVGKGLSGGRIIIAPETGAAFLEDHSETGGAEEQIVAGNVIGYGATSGEIFIRGQVGERFCVRNSGATAVVEGVGDHGCEYMTGGVAVVLGSTGRNFAAGMSGGVAYVLDMRHDRLNSELVDPLPLDADDVALVRELLQRHRDETGSSTAAQLLGDASGSSVAERFTKVMPRDYAKVVAARIAAEADGLDEQTTTRKMMEAAHG; from the coding sequence ATGACGCACCAGGTCCGAGGCGAGCACGCCTCCCCGACCGCGCCCGGGTCCACCACGGCCGACCACGACCCGGCCGCCTTCCGTGAGCAGCGGCCCGCGGCCCAGGGTCTCTACGACCCCTCCCAGGAGCACGACGCCTGCGGCGTGGCCTTCGTCGCCCAGCTGAGCGGCGAGCCCAGCCACGACATCGTCGAGAAGGGCCTGGAGGCCCTGCGCAACCTCGACCACCGCGGCGCCACGGGTGCCGACACCGCCGCCGGCGACGGCGCGGGCATCCTGGTGGTCGTCCCCGACGCCTTCCTGCGCGGGGTCTGCGACTTCGAGCTCCCCGCCCAGGGCCGTTACGCCGTCGGCATGGCCTACCTCCCGCGCGAGCAGGACGCCCGCAGCCGGGCCCGCCGCGCGGTCGAGGCGCTGGCCGACGACGAGGGCCTGACCGTCCTCGGCTGGCGAGAGGTGCCGGCCGACGCCAGCACGCTCAGCCCCGTCTCCACCGCGAACATGCCCCACTTCGAGCACCTGGTGGTCGCGGCCGCCGACGGCTCGGAGGGGATGGCCCTGGAGCGGATGGCCTTCTGCCTGCGCCGCCGGGCCCAGAACCAGGTCGGGGTGTACTTCGCGTCGCTGTCCTGCCGCACCCTGGTCTACAAGGGGATGCTCACCACCGACCAGCTCGAGGAGGTCTTCCCCGAGCTGCACGACGAGCGGCTGGCCTCCCCGCTGGCCCTGGTGCACTCCCGCTTCTCCACCAACACCTTCCCCGCCTGGGAGCTGGCCCACCCCTACCGGCTGATCGCCCACAACGGCGAGATCAACACCGTCCGCGGCAACCGCAACTGGATGCGGGCCCGGGAGGAGCTGCTGGCCTCGGACCTGATCCCCGGTGACCTGTCCCGGCTCTACCCGATCTGCAGCGACTCCGCCTCGGACTCGGCCTCCTTCGACGAGGTGCTCGAGCTCCTGCACCTGGGCGGACGCTCCCTCCCGCACGCGGTGCTGATGATGGTCCCGGAGGCCTGGGAGAACAGCACCGAGATGAACCAGGAGCTGAAGGACTTCTACGCCTTCCACTCCTCCCTGATGGAGCCCTGGGACGGCCCGGCGGCCATCTGCTTCACCGACGGCACCCGGATCGGTGCCTGGCTGGACCGCAACGGCCTGCGCCCGGGCCGCTACTGGGTGACCGACGACGGCCTGGTGGTGCTCGCCTCCGAGACCGGGGTGCTGGACATCCCGGCCTCCTCGGTGACGGCCAAGGGGCGGCTCAAGCCGGGCCGGATGTTCCTGGTCGACCTCGAGCAGCACCGCATCATCGGTGACGAGGAGATCAAGACCGAGCTCGCCACCGCCGAGCCCTACGGGGAGTGGCTCAAGGGCCGGGTCAGCCTCAACGACCTGCCCACCCGCGAGCACACCGTGCACAGCCACGCCTCGGTCACCCGCCGCCAGCAGGTCTTCGGCTACACCGAGGAGGACCTCCGGCTGCTGATCTCGCCGATGGCCTCGATGGGTGCGGAGCCGATCGGCTCGATGGGCACCGACACCCCGCTGGCCGTGCTGTCCCAGCGTCCGCGGCTGATCTTCGACTACTTCAGCCAGCTCTTCGCCCAGGTCACCAACCCCCCGCTGGACGCCATCCGCGAGGAGCTGGTCACCTCCCTGGCCGGCACCCTGGGTCCCGAGCGCAACCTGCTCGCCCCCGAGCCCGCCTCCTGCCGCCAGCTCGTGGTGCCCTTCCCGGTGCTGGACAACGACCAGCTGGCGAAGATCCTGCACGTCCACCGCTCCGACGACCTGCCGGGCTTCGCCACCTCCGTGGTGCGCGGGCTGTACCCGGTCGGCGGCGGCGGGGCGGCGCTGGAGCAGGCCATCGCCGAGGCGTGCGCCGAGGCCAGCCGGGCGATCGCGGCCGGGGCGCGGATCATCCTGCTCTCCGACCGCCACTCCAACGCCGAGCTGGCCCCGATCCCGTCGCTGCTGCTCACCGCCGCGGTGCACCACCACCTGGTCCGGGAGAAGACCCGCACCAAGGTCGGTCTGGTGGTCGAGGCCGGGGACGTCCGCGAGGTCCACCACGTCGCCCTGCTGCTGGGCTACGGCGCCGCCGCGGTCAACCCCTACCTGGCCTTCGAGACCGCCGAGGACCTGGCCCGCCGCGAGGTCTACGTCGCCGTCGAGGCCGAGAAGGCCGTGGCCAACGTGGCCAAGGCGCTCGGCAAGGGCGTGCTGAAGGTGATGAGCAAGATGGGCGTCTCCACGGTCGCCTCCTACACCGGCGCGCAGATCTTCGAGGCCTACGGCCTGTCCGCGCAGCTGGTCGACCGCTACTTCACCGGCACCACCTCCAAGATGGGTGGCGTCGGGCTGGAGGAGGTGGCGGAGGAGATCCGCCGCCGCCACGCCACCGCCTACCCGGCCGACGGCATCCCGCTGGCCCACCGCGAGCTGGAGATCGGTGGGGAGTACCAGTGGCGTCGCGAGGGCGAGCCGCACCTGTTCGACCCCGAGAGCGTCTTCCGGCTGCAGCACTCCACCCGCTCCGGGCGCTACGACGTCTTCAAGCAGTACACCGCCCGGGTCGACGACAACGCCGCCCGGCAGATGACCCTGCGCAGCCTGCTCCGCTTCGCCAGCGACCGCAGCCCGGTGCCGATCGAGGAGGTCGAGCCGGTCAGCGCCATCGTCAAGAGGTTCTCCACCGGGGCGATGTCCTACGGCTCCATCTCCCAGGAGGCCCACGAGACCCTGGCCATCGCGATGAACCGCCTGGGCGGGAAGTCCAACACCGGTGAGGGCGGGGAGGACACCGACCGGCTGCACGACCCGGTGCGGCGCAGCGCGATCAAGCAGGTCGCCTCGGGCCGCTTCGGCGTCACCTCGGACTACCTGACCAACGCCTCAGACATCCAGATCAAGATGGCCCAGGGCGCCAAGCCCGGTGAGGGCGGTCAGCTGCCCGGTCAGAAGGTCTACCCGTGGGTGGCCCGGACCCGGCACTCCACCCCCGGCGTCGGGCTGATCTCCCCGCCGCCGCACCACGACATCTACTCCATCGAGGACCTCAAGCAGCTGATCCACGACCTCAAGTGCGCCAACCCGGTGGCCCGGGTGCACGTGAAGCTGGTCGCCGAGGTCGGGGTGGGGACGGTGGCCGCCGGTGTGGCCAAGGCCAAGGCCGACGTGGTGCTGATCTCCGGCCACGACGGTGGCACCGGGGCGGCGCCGCTGACCTCCCTCAAGCACGCCGGTGGTCCCTGGGAGCTCGGCCTGGCCGAGGCCCAGCAGACGCTGCTGCTGAACGGGCTGCGCGACCGCATCGTCGTGCAGTGCGACGGCCAGCTGAAGACCGGCCGCGACGTCGTGGTGGCCGCCCTGCTGGGCGCGGAGGAGTTCGGCTTCGCCACCGCCCCGCTGGTGGTCAGCGGCTGCGTGATGATGCGCGTCTGCCACCTCGACACCTGCCCGGTGGGCGTCGCCACCCAGAACCCGGACCTGCGTGCCCGCTACACCGGCAAGGCCGAGTACCTGGTCAACTTCTTCGAGTTCATCGCCGAGGAGGTGCGCGAGCACCTGGCGGCGCTGGGCTTCCGCAGCGTCGAGGAGGCCGTCGGCCACGTCGAGGCGCTGGACGGCACCGGCGCGGTGGAGCACTGGAAGGCCCACGGCCTGGACATCTCCCCGATCCTGCACCAGCCCACGCTGCCCGAGGGCACCCCGCTGCACCGCGTCAACGTCCAGGACCACGGGCTGGAGCACAAGCTCGACCAGCGCCTGATCGAGTTCGCCGGCCCCGTCCTCGAGGCGGCCCGGACCGGTGACCTGCCGGCCCCGCTGCGGGGGGAGTTCGCCGTCCGCAACGTGGACCGCACCGTCGGCACCCTGCTCGGCCACGAGGTGACCAAGGCCACCGGGGGGAAGGGGCTGGAGCCCGACACCATCGAGCTGGTGCTCGACGGGTCGGCCGGGCAGAGCCTGGGGGCGTTCCTGCCCCGCGGCATCACCCTGCGCCTCACCGGCGACTCCAACGACTACGTCGGCAAGGGCCTGTCCGGCGGGCGGATCATCATCGCCCCCGAGACCGGTGCGGCCTTCCTGGAGGACCACTCCGAGACCGGTGGGGCCGAGGAGCAGATCGTGGCCGGCAACGTGATCGGCTACGGCGCCACCTCCGGTGAGATCTTCATCCGGGGCCAGGTGGGGGAGCGCTTCTGCGTGCGCAACTCCGGGGCCACCGCGGTGGTCGAGGGCGTGGGCGACCACGGCTGCGAGTACATGACCGGTGGCGTGGCGGTGGTGCTCGGCAGCACCGGGCGCAACTTCGCCGCCGGCATGTCCGGGGGCGTGGCCTACGTGCTGGACATGCGCCACGACCGGCTGAACAGCGAGCTGGTGGACCCGCTGCCCCTGGACGCCGACGACGTCGCGCTGGTGCGGGAGCTGCTGCAGCGCCACCGCGACGAGACCGGCTCCTCGACCGCCGCCCAGCTGCTGGGCGACGCCTCGGGCAGCTCGGTGGCCGAGCGGTTCACCAAGGTGATGCCGCGTGACTACGCCAAGGTGGTGGCCGCCCGCATCGCGGCCGAAGCCGACGGACTGGACGAGCAGACCACGACCCGCAAGATGATGGAGGCCGCTCATGGCTGA